The following are encoded in a window of Nibricoccus aquaticus genomic DNA:
- the lpdA gene encoding dihydrolipoyl dehydrogenase: MAETTEYDLIVIGGGPAGYAGAIRAGQLGKKVACIEMERAGGTCLNWGCIPTKALLKSADLYQKIKKSESFGISVKDVSFDFAKVMERSRGVATQMAKGVEFLFKKNKVDYIVGKAQVSAPGMVSVTEGEHKGKFFKTKNILIATGCKMRRIPGLEYDGVRVMTSREALANTKLPKSVIIVGAGAIGVEFAYFYNAFGTKVTLVEMLPQIVPVEDEEIAKTLHRSFEKQGIVIHTDTKCENFRVGADGVKVDLVKGDQKTEVEAELLLSAIGVVANVDGLLAGNVKPELEKNYLKVGDDYQTSIKGIYAAGDIIGPPWLAHVATFEAVSCVNGIFGHGKPKRVQKFPGCTYCQPQISSTGLTEKAAKEKKLDYKVGKFPFTASGKAVASADSEGFVKVITDAKTGEIYGAHIIGSEATELIAEYGLAIELEATVEEIHQTIHAHPTLSEAVMEAAAASLGEAIHI, from the coding sequence ATGGCTGAAACCACTGAATATGACCTGATCGTTATTGGCGGCGGTCCCGCGGGCTACGCGGGCGCGATTCGTGCCGGACAGCTCGGCAAGAAAGTTGCCTGCATCGAAATGGAGCGCGCGGGCGGCACGTGCCTTAACTGGGGTTGTATTCCCACGAAGGCGCTGCTGAAGAGCGCGGATCTCTATCAGAAGATCAAAAAATCCGAGTCGTTCGGGATCAGCGTGAAGGATGTGTCATTCGACTTCGCCAAGGTCATGGAGCGTTCGCGCGGCGTTGCCACGCAGATGGCCAAGGGCGTGGAATTTCTCTTCAAGAAGAACAAGGTCGATTATATCGTCGGCAAGGCGCAGGTGAGCGCGCCGGGCATGGTCTCGGTCACCGAGGGCGAGCACAAAGGAAAGTTCTTCAAAACGAAAAACATCCTCATCGCCACCGGCTGCAAGATGCGCCGCATCCCCGGTCTCGAGTACGACGGCGTGCGCGTGATGACTTCGCGCGAGGCCCTCGCGAACACGAAGCTGCCGAAGTCGGTGATCATCGTCGGCGCCGGCGCGATCGGCGTGGAGTTCGCTTATTTCTACAACGCGTTTGGCACGAAGGTGACGCTCGTCGAGATGCTGCCGCAGATCGTGCCCGTCGAGGACGAGGAAATCGCGAAGACGCTGCACCGCTCGTTCGAGAAGCAGGGCATCGTGATTCACACGGACACGAAGTGTGAAAACTTCCGCGTCGGTGCGGACGGCGTGAAGGTCGATCTCGTGAAAGGCGACCAGAAGACCGAAGTCGAAGCGGAGCTGTTGCTCTCGGCTATCGGCGTCGTCGCCAATGTCGACGGCCTCCTCGCGGGCAACGTGAAGCCCGAGCTGGAGAAGAATTACCTGAAGGTCGGTGACGATTATCAGACCTCGATCAAGGGCATCTACGCCGCCGGTGACATCATCGGGCCGCCGTGGCTCGCGCACGTGGCGACGTTTGAAGCGGTCAGCTGCGTCAATGGCATCTTCGGCCACGGCAAGCCGAAGCGCGTGCAGAAGTTTCCTGGCTGCACCTACTGCCAGCCGCAGATTTCCAGCACGGGCCTCACCGAGAAGGCCGCGAAGGAAAAGAAGCTCGATTACAAGGTCGGCAAATTCCCGTTCACAGCGTCGGGCAAGGCGGTCGCCTCGGCCGACAGCGAAGGCTTCGTGAAGGTGATCACCGATGCGAAGACCGGCGAAATCTACGGCGCGCACATCATCGGCTCGGAAGCGACCGAGCTCATCGCCGAGTACGGCCTTGCGATCGAACTCGAAGCGACGGTCGAAGAAATCCACCAGACGATCCACGCGCACCCGACGTTGAGCGAAGCGGTGATGGAAGCCGCCGCGGCTTCACTGGGTGAGGCGATTCATATTTGA
- a CDS encoding phage holin family protein, translating into MQLLVRWCVLAVGVTMATKLVNGIHCDSRETLIVVVLLLSFFNAILKPVLMLFAMPFIVMTLGLGIVVINALLFSLVGNLVNGFYVDGFWSAIGGAIIVSLTNLVANALLGNQGPRGPRPPGGGVGGGMGGRGFGGFGVPPRPQVKQPEKSVPPGKGDVIDI; encoded by the coding sequence GTGCAACTCCTGGTTCGTTGGTGCGTGCTCGCCGTGGGCGTGACGATGGCGACGAAGCTGGTGAATGGGATTCATTGCGACAGCCGGGAGACGTTGATCGTGGTCGTGCTGCTGCTGAGTTTCTTCAATGCGATCCTGAAGCCGGTGCTGATGTTATTCGCGATGCCGTTCATCGTTATGACGCTGGGGCTGGGGATTGTGGTGATCAATGCGTTGTTGTTCTCGTTGGTGGGAAACCTCGTCAACGGCTTTTACGTCGATGGATTCTGGTCGGCGATTGGCGGAGCGATCATCGTCAGCCTGACCAATCTCGTCGCGAATGCGCTGCTGGGTAATCAGGGGCCGCGCGGGCCGCGTCCGCCGGGCGGTGGCGTTGGCGGCGGAATGGGTGGACGGGGATTTGGTGGCTTTGGCGTTCCGCCGCGGCCACAGGTGAAGCAGCCGGAGAAGAGTGTGCCGCCGGGCAAGGGCGATGTGATCGATATCTGA
- a CDS encoding efflux RND transporter permease subunit: MNLPELCIKRPVMTTLLTVALVVFGVISFRILPVSDMPNVEFPTISINASLPGASPETMATAVATPIESQLSTISGIDSMSSTSSLGSTSITLQFSLDRNIDSAAQDVQTALSAAQRQLPNEMTSPPSFRKSNPSDRPILFITMSSPTLQLSEVNDYAENILAQQISMITGVADVNVYGSQKYAVRVQFDPRQLAARGITIDQVQSALAAQNVNQPTGQVDGAAKTYTITATGQLAKAKEFSQIIVAWRDGTPVRLGQIAKVIDSIQNTRVSAMVYTADGARPTIMLGILKQPGSNTVAVVDAIRAALPKFEAELPPAIKLEILRDGSQAVRESVHDVEFTLLLSIALVILVIFLFLRSATATVIPSIAIPLALLGTFVVMHFFDFTLDNFSLLALTLSVGFVVDDAIVMLENIVRHIEMGKSVREAALIGSKEIGFTILSMTLSLIAVFIPLMFMSGVLGMLLHEFAITITASIIVSGIVSLTLTPMLCSRFLKPHAHAQKHGRIYRFSEKMFDGMLHTYERSLKFFMRHRLITIGSAVVSLVLTGVLFTQLRQGFIPTDDQGMLNVNIEAAQSTSVTAMRTYLDQAARIVKDHPAVDAVQSSIGGGRSTGTNTGSMNVRLKDRSERVSAFIVANELRASLSKVVGIRAYPQVPPTIRIGGIASKALYQVAISGSDLDSLYATAGDFEKKLRELPELTDLNSDLQITSPQLSVEINRDRAGALGISPAAIESALYSAFGTRQASTIYTSNAQYYVILEIDPALGFDPASLRSVHLRTSTGELVSLDTVVTVKPKVGPLTVGHIGQSAAVTYSFNLKPGAALGDATAAIARAAESLPPSISYSLQGTAQAFQQSMSNIGLLLILAIFVIYIVLGILYEDFVHPLTILSGLPAAGLGALLTLWLFGEELNIMGYVGLILLIGIVKKNAIMMIDFALAAEREQGANFSPEKVIYEACVARFRPIMMTTFAALAGALPIALGIGAGAESRRPLGLAVVGGLVVSQLLTLYLTPVLYIYMERLKGLFRRTATHTDPAHSPTVLVAKPTVTRA; the protein is encoded by the coding sequence ATGAATCTCCCCGAGCTCTGCATCAAGCGGCCGGTGATGACCACGCTGCTCACCGTCGCCCTCGTCGTCTTTGGCGTCATCTCCTTCCGCATCCTTCCGGTGAGCGACATGCCCAACGTCGAGTTCCCGACCATCAGCATCAACGCCTCCCTCCCCGGCGCCTCGCCCGAAACGATGGCCACCGCCGTCGCCACGCCGATCGAGAGCCAGCTCTCCACCATCTCCGGCATCGATTCGATGAGCTCCACCAGCTCACTCGGCAGCACCAGCATCACGCTGCAATTCTCCCTCGATCGAAACATCGATAGCGCCGCCCAGGATGTGCAGACCGCACTCTCCGCCGCGCAACGTCAGCTGCCGAACGAGATGACGTCGCCGCCCTCTTTCCGGAAATCCAATCCGTCCGACCGCCCGATTCTCTTCATCACTATGAGCTCGCCGACGCTGCAGCTCTCCGAGGTGAATGACTACGCGGAGAACATCCTCGCACAGCAGATCTCCATGATCACCGGCGTGGCCGATGTGAATGTGTACGGCTCCCAAAAGTACGCCGTCCGCGTCCAGTTCGATCCGCGCCAGCTCGCCGCCCGCGGCATCACCATCGATCAGGTCCAGTCCGCCCTCGCCGCCCAAAACGTCAATCAACCCACCGGTCAGGTCGACGGCGCTGCCAAGACCTACACGATCACCGCCACAGGCCAGCTCGCGAAGGCCAAAGAATTTTCTCAGATCATCGTCGCCTGGCGCGACGGCACGCCCGTCCGCCTCGGCCAGATCGCCAAGGTCATCGACAGCATCCAAAACACCCGCGTCTCCGCGATGGTCTACACCGCCGACGGCGCGCGCCCGACCATCATGCTGGGTATCTTGAAACAGCCCGGCTCCAACACCGTCGCCGTCGTCGACGCCATCCGCGCCGCGCTCCCGAAATTCGAGGCGGAACTGCCACCCGCCATCAAACTCGAGATCCTCCGCGACGGTTCGCAGGCCGTCCGCGAATCCGTCCACGACGTCGAGTTCACGCTCCTGCTCTCCATCGCACTCGTCATCCTCGTCATCTTCCTCTTCCTGCGCTCCGCCACCGCCACCGTCATCCCCAGCATCGCCATCCCGCTCGCGCTGCTCGGCACATTCGTGGTGATGCACTTCTTCGACTTCACCCTCGATAATTTCTCGCTCCTCGCGCTCACGCTCTCCGTCGGCTTCGTGGTCGATGACGCCATCGTGATGCTCGAAAATATCGTCCGTCACATCGAGATGGGCAAAAGCGTCCGCGAGGCCGCCCTTATCGGTTCAAAGGAGATCGGATTCACGATTCTCTCCATGACGCTCTCGCTCATCGCCGTGTTCATCCCGCTCATGTTCATGAGCGGCGTCCTCGGCATGCTTCTCCACGAGTTCGCCATCACGATCACCGCGTCGATCATCGTCTCCGGCATCGTCTCGCTCACGCTCACGCCGATGCTCTGCAGCCGCTTCCTGAAACCGCACGCGCACGCCCAAAAACACGGCCGCATCTACCGCTTCAGCGAAAAAATGTTCGACGGTATGCTCCACACCTACGAGCGCTCGCTGAAGTTTTTCATGCGCCACCGTCTGATCACGATCGGTTCCGCCGTCGTCTCGCTCGTCCTCACCGGCGTCCTCTTCACGCAGCTCCGCCAGGGTTTCATCCCGACCGACGACCAGGGCATGCTAAACGTCAACATCGAGGCCGCCCAGAGCACCTCCGTCACCGCCATGCGCACCTACCTCGATCAGGCCGCGCGCATCGTGAAAGACCATCCCGCGGTCGACGCCGTCCAGTCCAGCATCGGCGGCGGCCGCAGCACCGGCACCAACACCGGCTCGATGAATGTCCGCCTCAAAGACCGCAGCGAACGCGTCTCCGCATTCATCGTCGCCAACGAACTCCGCGCCAGCCTCTCCAAAGTCGTCGGCATCCGCGCGTATCCACAAGTTCCCCCCACGATCCGCATCGGCGGCATCGCGTCGAAAGCGCTCTACCAGGTCGCCATCTCCGGCTCCGATCTCGACAGCCTCTACGCCACCGCCGGCGACTTTGAGAAAAAACTCCGCGAACTCCCCGAGCTCACCGACCTCAACTCCGATCTCCAGATCACCAGCCCGCAGCTCAGCGTGGAGATCAACCGCGACCGCGCCGGCGCCCTCGGCATTTCACCCGCCGCCATCGAGAGCGCGCTCTACAGCGCCTTCGGCACGCGCCAGGCCTCCACGATCTACACCTCCAACGCGCAATACTACGTCATCCTCGAGATCGACCCCGCGCTCGGCTTCGATCCCGCCTCGCTGCGCTCCGTCCACCTGCGCACCTCGACCGGCGAACTCGTTTCGCTCGACACCGTCGTCACCGTGAAGCCCAAGGTCGGCCCGCTCACCGTCGGCCACATCGGTCAATCCGCCGCCGTCACCTACTCATTCAACCTCAAGCCCGGCGCCGCGCTCGGTGATGCCACCGCCGCCATCGCCCGCGCCGCCGAAAGCCTGCCGCCCTCGATTTCCTATTCACTGCAAGGCACCGCCCAGGCCTTCCAGCAATCGATGAGTAACATCGGCCTGCTCCTCATCCTCGCCATCTTCGTCATCTATATCGTGCTCGGCATTCTCTACGAAGACTTCGTCCACCCGCTCACGATTCTCTCCGGTCTGCCCGCCGCCGGCCTCGGCGCGCTGCTCACGCTCTGGCTCTTCGGCGAAGAGCTCAACATCATGGGCTACGTCGGTCTCATCCTGCTCATCGGCATCGTGAAAAAGAACGCCATCATGATGATCGACTTCGCCCTCGCCGCCGAACGCGAACAAGGCGCCAACTTCTCCCCCGAAAAAGTCATCTACGAAGCCTGCGTCGCCCGCTTCCGCCCGATCATGATGACCACCTTCGCCGCCTTGGCTGGCGCACTTCCCATCGCCCTCGGCATCGGCGCCGGCGCCGAATCCCGCCGCCCACTCGGCCTAGCCGTCGTCGGCGGCCTCGTCGTCTCCCAACTCCTCACGCTCTACCTGACGCCCGTCCTCTACATCTACATGGAGCGTTTAAAAGGCCTCTTCCGCCGCACCGCGACTCACACTGATCCCGCCCACTCGCCTACAGTGCTAGTCGCAAAACCAACGGTAACTCGTGCCTAA
- a CDS encoding efflux RND transporter periplasmic adaptor subunit, producing MLETRTLCLHRSSMRVYVSRYLPVALFSTLLIFNGCKKPSAQRAGAPPVPVKVAAVTQRDVPVTRAAVGVVQPLHTVSILSQVEGVLTKVHFREGDNVKAGDLLVTLDQRPFLAASRSAEAQLAQARANFEKASADLERYTKLHEQKAVSDTDFSQYTNVATSARASVAVQEAAAATTKLNLDYTEIRAPIDGRTSRLALREGSLVRANDASTPLLTINQLAPIGMNFSLPEVDLDAVQSALKAGKVTVEARKPSDAKRVWTGELDFVDNTVGLNTGTIALRANFANEDAQLWPGQFVTLSIKIGEQPGAFLVPATAVVDGQQGSQVFVVKPDNTIEVRLIHPGITSGNEVVIDGVKAGETVVTDGQLRLLSGSKVVVSGAGNGGGKQKPADAVATKSEAKPSAQP from the coding sequence ATTTTCAATGGCTGCAAAAAGCCCTCCGCCCAACGCGCAGGCGCGCCACCCGTGCCTGTGAAGGTCGCGGCGGTCACTCAGCGTGACGTTCCCGTCACGCGCGCCGCCGTCGGTGTCGTTCAGCCGCTCCACACCGTCTCCATCCTCAGTCAGGTCGAGGGCGTGCTGACCAAGGTCCACTTTCGCGAGGGCGACAACGTGAAGGCGGGCGATCTCCTCGTCACTCTCGACCAACGCCCTTTCCTTGCGGCCTCCCGCTCGGCCGAAGCTCAACTCGCCCAAGCTCGCGCCAACTTCGAGAAGGCCAGTGCCGACCTCGAGCGCTACACCAAACTCCACGAGCAAAAGGCCGTCTCCGACACCGACTTCAGCCAGTACACCAACGTCGCCACCAGCGCCCGCGCCTCTGTCGCCGTCCAGGAAGCCGCTGCCGCCACCACGAAGTTGAATCTCGACTACACCGAGATCCGCGCGCCCATCGACGGTCGCACCAGCCGCCTCGCTCTCCGCGAGGGTTCACTCGTCCGTGCCAACGACGCCAGCACCCCCCTCCTCACCATCAATCAGCTCGCGCCCATCGGCATGAATTTCTCCCTGCCCGAGGTCGATCTCGATGCCGTTCAATCCGCCCTCAAAGCCGGCAAGGTCACCGTCGAAGCCCGCAAACCTTCCGACGCCAAACGCGTCTGGACCGGCGAACTCGACTTCGTCGACAACACCGTCGGCCTCAACACCGGCACCATCGCCCTCCGCGCCAACTTCGCCAACGAAGACGCCCAGCTCTGGCCCGGCCAGTTCGTCACGCTCTCCATCAAGATCGGTGAACAGCCCGGCGCATTCCTCGTTCCCGCCACTGCCGTCGTCGATGGACAACAGGGCTCGCAGGTCTTCGTCGTGAAGCCCGACAACACCATCGAGGTCCGCCTCATTCATCCCGGCATCACCTCCGGCAACGAGGTCGTGATCGACGGCGTCAAAGCCGGCGAAACCGTAGTCACGGACGGCCAGCTCCGCCTGCTCTCCGGCTCCAAAGTCGTCGTTTCCGGCGCAGGCAACGGCGGCGGCAAACAAAAGCCCGCCGACGCCGTGGCCACCAAGTCCGAAGCCAAACCCTCCGCCCAGCCATGA
- a CDS encoding GTP pyrophosphokinase, whose translation MTDDLDSVIAAYRKNLPLYASFANKVRDLVDELLVINKTKFHFVEARAKSPESLTEKLQRPGKSYSNPLSDIPDLVGVRVVLYYSDDVAKIGKMLKGEFELIGEELGHQPKGLSADRFGYLSLHCVLRLATRRSKLSEWSRYKGLHFELQLRTVLQHSWAAVSHALQYKKEGDVPHELRRKLHRLAGLFELADEEFLELRDLAAEKAREASVAVKKGVDEIGLDISSLQAFVRQWKPLKDVLNELEARGINPADLEDVRDEEEPHNYLGDIVEHCERIGIRTISELKKMLSKDFTSFVEYVAEPRWCMGVEFVLYLLLIASRPKDFSVEILTHAGFHENIAKRVLNAAAKAQT comes from the coding sequence ATGACTGACGACTTGGATAGCGTAATAGCGGCATACCGTAAAAATCTTCCTCTCTATGCATCCTTTGCGAACAAGGTGCGCGATTTGGTAGATGAGCTGCTAGTCATAAATAAAACCAAATTTCATTTTGTAGAAGCTCGGGCTAAGTCGCCAGAAAGTCTGACGGAAAAGCTGCAGCGTCCTGGTAAGTCATATTCAAATCCGCTCAGCGACATACCTGACCTAGTTGGAGTACGTGTAGTTTTGTACTACTCGGACGACGTCGCAAAAATAGGCAAAATGCTGAAAGGGGAGTTTGAGCTGATAGGAGAAGAGTTAGGTCATCAGCCCAAAGGTTTGTCTGCAGATCGATTTGGGTATCTCTCACTTCATTGCGTACTGCGCCTTGCTACCCGCCGTTCTAAATTATCTGAGTGGAGTAGATATAAAGGACTGCACTTCGAGCTGCAGCTACGCACAGTTCTTCAGCATTCTTGGGCGGCGGTTTCTCATGCTCTGCAGTACAAGAAAGAAGGCGATGTCCCGCACGAGCTACGTAGGAAACTCCATAGATTAGCTGGCCTATTTGAGTTGGCTGATGAGGAGTTTCTGGAACTCAGGGATCTTGCGGCGGAGAAGGCACGAGAAGCCTCCGTTGCGGTAAAAAAAGGAGTCGATGAAATCGGGTTAGATATATCTTCGCTCCAAGCCTTTGTTAGGCAATGGAAGCCATTGAAAGATGTGCTGAACGAGCTTGAAGCCAGAGGTATAAATCCCGCGGATCTAGAAGACGTCAGGGATGAAGAGGAGCCGCATAATTACCTCGGCGATATCGTGGAGCATTGTGAGCGGATTGGCATCAGAACAATTAGCGAATTGAAGAAAATGCTATCTAAGGATTTCACCAGTTTTGTAGAATATGTCGCCGAACCGCGGTGGTGTATGGGGGTAGAATTCGTGCTGTATCTGTTGTTGATTGCTTCCAGACCGAAGGATTTCTCAGTTGAAATTTTAACTCATGCGGGCTTTCACGAAAATATCGCTAAGCGCGTCCTCAATGCTGCGGCTAAAGCACAAACGTGA